A region of the Bombus pyrosoma isolate SC7728 linkage group LG15, ASM1482585v1, whole genome shotgun sequence genome:
ACACTTGATTAGCATCTGTTTTGCATAATAAAGCTCTACTATCACCAACATTAGCAACATATAATTTTCCACGATATATAAGAGCTACAACTGCACTAGTTCCTGCTGATAGCTCACAATTTAAAGCATTTAACTTATCAACCTAATAAAATCTTAAGATGTAaacaatatttgatattttcaaaattcgtataatataatatacttaacCAACCAAATGCGGGAACTTTTGATAAGTTTCATAGGAGTTTAATCCATCGGGTATATCAAATTGCAAACTGGTCCGTTCAGCCAAAAGGTCTCCAATAGAATCTAAATATCCTCTTTCCACAGCTATAAACGCCTgtctatattaatatattccaCAACTTTACTTTTCTTACAAAAATGTAAGTCATAATTTACAATCTTCATTACAGctgtactttattttattacctaAGAACTTCTTTAACTTCTTCATCTGTTGATTTACCATTTAATTGTCCAAGTAAAATCTCTGCAGCCATTCGCTGCATAGCAAAATTTGCGACTTTTGTGCCCTCATGCCCATCAAATACTCCATAAAGGAAAGTTGAATCGTCATAGCGACAGTGAAAGCTACGATCTTCAAATGGATGTTCCTCCTGTCTATACCCATCCTcacgataaattatattcgtagAAAATCCTACacctaataaaatatttgaaaggtATAAACATTAAACAAGACCGTTTCTAGGTTATGTTATTGAACTTTTACGCACCAGATTGTTTACATACTGGCAAATCATCCGTCCAACTATACTGAGTATCCTGAAAAGGTATCAAATTAGGGCGTTCTGCCCTAGTTGGCATTGTTAAAGAAGATGAAGTAActtcaacaaaaatttcaattgatatACATGTGGACTTACGTTTCTAACATATCGACTGCATATCGATTCATATCGActaaatatatcgaaaaatccACAAcaatcgattaaattaatttaaatcaaacatttcaaaaggcttctattattcttcaattactatattctatttaaagcttttattatctatattaGTTAATCCATggttatctatatatatatgcgtataATATAACGacacatttatataatatacaagttattaaataaaaatatatgtatatgtgcacgtaaaaaatttagtattgCATTACGAAAtggattatttcaattttttcttttccttcatATTCCGATaagtttatcttttatttcctatgTATTATCACAGAcgaatatgtattattttgtattttgtaaaagttttaGTTTTTTAGACAACAGGTATATGccataaaaaacaaaagcaaTTCTTATTACGAACTTTTATCCTACCTGCCAAATTATATGACGTCCCGACcaattaatagtaaaaattttagtaattaataaacaattaaattaatcgacaTTGAATATGTGACAATTTTTAATCGCATCGTAATGAATCACGATTACTAGTCTTACAAAACACTTGATAGTATGAAGATGTAAAAAGgctctttttaaaatatcaaccaaagtaatatttattaacagaagaaaataaattattcaacagGTTATTGCATATAGAGTATTCTaacggaaatatttttctgtatttttgtacaaaaaatacGACGAatgtgatattaatattaatatttaatattttttacttttaatttataaaggaGAAAATGAGTCGACGGCCTCAGTTAACAAAAACTGAACAACTTCGTCAGGCCAAAACTGCATCACTTATAAGAGATATCGAACTTAAGGAAGATACAGCATCCAGACATCAAAGAGACTCATTCAAAGTACGCAGGCGGATGGTTAGACCTGAGCCAAAAAAAGTAGACTTCAGTAAACCAGGAATGACTAAAGCAATGCTAGCTAGAGTAAAACATgctgagaaatttaaagaagaatatgAACGTAAGCAAGAATCAGTTACATCAGTTCGAACACCTAAAAGGACACCTGCACCAATAGGAGGTGATGCCAGGTCGCGATGATAGTTAAATTTGATTGCAACAAACAACATGATATTTGTCAGATGGATAACAAGttctttaatttgaattatgtttctcatatcatatttatttcataaaatatttcataaaatattaaataatataacaaaaaataaattaactaattCTGCAATTTCCATTAccatatatttaatgtataaaattactatgtataaaattacttcAAATTAGGATGGGCAGGGAAAGAACACCAGGTAGAAAGACTCCGCGCATAACACCAGCTACAACTCCTCGAAGAGGAGTCTCACCATCTAGAAGAGAATTTGAAACTGTAGCCAGTCGTTTACCTTCTCCCATAAAAACTCCAAAGACACCAAGATTACCTGCAAAAGCTCTACCTAGAAAAACTACTGAATTAGCTAAAATGATGAATGCTGATATAATTCAGGCTGATCCAATTGGTGAAGGAATAATTAGTAATATTGTGATACCTCCTGGAATAGTGAGCGAAGATCGTACTACCATTGTTAACATATCACAACCACATGTGGATCCTGAATCAAAAATAGTATCACAAGTGGCTAATCGTTCGATTCAAGTGATCAGgtgatttcataaaattcttttccttttggTAATGATAACATGACATATTTCATCATTGATAGTGAAACTCTTGATGAGCAAGATGCTGCTGAATCTGCAGCGGTACAAAATAGACTAACAGAATTACAACAAGCTAGAAGAGATTTTGTTATTGCAGTTGCAAATGTTGGTGGAAATGCTCTTCATCTTGAAGATGAAAGTCGTCCCACCACTGTTCTTGATTCTGCTCGTGTATCTCCTGTACATCAACCCACTCCacaaaaaaagattatacgGTAATACTTCAAATAAAGCACAGTTAAATAAAACTCTTATAGCTATTACACCTAATAATGGTATTTCTATAGAGTCCCTGAGTTAGAGGACATTGAATATACTATCGATCACCCAGATATTATTGCTGCGCGTGAATATATGCAAAAATTTAAAGCTGACATGGAAGCAAGAGAAGCAGCtaaaagaatggaagaagaatttgaaagaatagCAGCAGCAGAACATATGTCAGATGAATTAGATTTAGATATTCcttttgaagaagaaatttaccAAGAGAGAGATATCTCTTGGGAAGAAGATGAAAGTGGCATGGCGATGCCTCGTCCATCTAAAATAAAAGCTCAAATTTCTCCTATTCCTAGACAACAAAGACCTTATCAATATGAACCCTTTGAACCAgaacaattagaaaaattctttgatgTTCAAACTTATCCTCCTTGCCCACAATGTGGACCACCACCAGGTAGAGAACATTTACATCCTGACTT
Encoded here:
- the LOC122575936 gene encoding uncharacterized protein LOC122575936 — encoded protein: MSRRPQLTKTEQLRQAKTASLIRDIELKEDTASRHQRDSFKVRRRMVRPEPKKVDFSKPGMTKAMLARVKHAEKFKEEYERKQESVTSVRTPKRTPAPIGGDARMGRERTPGRKTPRITPATTPRRGVSPSRREFETVASRLPSPIKTPKTPRLPAKALPRKTTELAKMMNADIIQADPIGEGIISNIVIPPGIVSEDRTTIVNISQPHVDPESKIVSQVANRSIQVISETLDEQDAAESAAVQNRLTELQQARRDFVIAVANVGGNALHLEDESRPTTVLDSARVSPVHQPTPQKKIIRVPELEDIEYTIDHPDIIAAREYMQKFKADMEAREAAKRMEEEFERIAAAEHMSDELDLDIPFEEEIYQERDISWEEDESGMAMPRPSKIKAQISPIPRQQRPYQYEPFEPEQLEKFFDVQTYPPCPQCGPPPGREHLHPDLWELEDPWYKRPPEPDMPDLIEFEESDLIRF